A single genomic interval of Metasolibacillus fluoroglycofenilyticus harbors:
- a CDS encoding YlbF family regulator, whose protein sequence is MLMTSEWAFILDEADELSAMILSSDPVKRLKDAYTAVYTDGKLASQIQAFGRMKEHYEDVQRFGKYHPDYHTIMKKIREQKRALDLDDRIAALKLAENDVQDLLDEVSLIIGRSVSEAVKVPVSNPFFNSGSSCGAGCGTGGSCSCSA, encoded by the coding sequence ATGTTAATGACTTCTGAATGGGCATTTATTTTAGATGAAGCGGATGAGCTAAGTGCAATGATTCTTTCCTCAGACCCAGTAAAAAGGCTGAAGGATGCATATACAGCCGTTTATACAGATGGCAAGCTAGCTAGTCAAATTCAAGCATTTGGGCGAATGAAGGAGCATTATGAGGATGTGCAGCGCTTCGGTAAGTATCACCCAGATTATCATACAATTATGAAGAAAATACGAGAACAAAAGCGTGCACTTGATCTTGATGATCGTATTGCGGCTTTAAAGCTTGCTGAAAATGATGTGCAGGATTTATTAGACGAAGTTAGTTTAATAATAGGACGCTCGGTTTCTGAAGCAGTGAAGGTGCCAGTTAGCAATCCGTTCTTTAATAGTGGTAGTAGCTGTGGCGCAGGCTGCGGCACGGGCGGAAGCTGCTCTTGCTCGGCATAA